The following is a genomic window from bacterium.
GACAACCTTCCCCGTGTCCGCATCGAGCGCATGGATAAACGTTCCCATGAACGGCCAGATGCTCGCCGAAAAGTACACGATGCCGTCCTCGATGACCGCCCCGCCTCGCGCGGGCCATGTGGAAATCAGGCGCTTGTTGCCGATAATCTTACGGTCGCCGGGACCGCCGCGGAATTTCCAGACGAGGCTGCCTTTCGATGCCGTTACACAGTAGAGATACCCGTCATCGCTCGTAAAATACACCTTATCCTTCCATACGGCGGGCGGGAAACGGATCGGGCCGTCCGTATAGAACGTCCATTTTTCGCCGCCGGTGCCCGTATCGATCGCCATGACCTTGTCGCTGTCGTTGAAGCCGATGATCAGTATTTTTCCCGCCACAACCGGCTCGAATACCTGGTCGTAGTGCATGAGGTCCTGGTTGAGCGGATCATCCCACGCCATGACCCGTGGTGTGAACTGGCGCACCCATTCGAGATTGAGCTCGCCGGGCAGTTCCTCGGGGGAAGAGGCGCTCCGCCCGCTGTCGTACCGCCACATGGGCCAGTCGTAACAGGCAGCGGTCTCCGTTCCCGACATCAACAACAGAACCAACAGAACCATACAGAGCGTTCGAAAGGTATATACGGCGAAAATCGGGCATTTTCTATCCATCTACTTTTTTCTCCTGTCGGTGATTACTTTCCCGTCCCTGAGCTTTATTGTCCTGTGGGCGGCTTTGCCCACTATTTCATCATGGGTGACAAGCAGCACGGCGCCGCCTGTCCGGGTGAATTCTTCGAATACGGAAAGGATGATTTCGGCGTTGTCGCTGTCGAGGTTGCCGGTGGGCTCATCGGCAAGCAGGAGCCGGGGCTTGTTGAGGAGCGCCCGCGCCATGGCGGTGCGCTGACGTTCCCCGGTGCTGAGCTCCGAAGGCACATGGTGGAGACGGCCGGTCATGTTGAGCCGTTCGAGCAGCCCGTGGGCACGGTTTTCCGCTTCCTTGTCACGCATCGCGACTGAAGGCACGAGCACGTTCTCCAGAACGTTCAGGTACGGTACGAGATGAAACTGCTGAAAGACAAAGCCTATCTGGGATGCCCGGTACAGCGCCCGTTCATCGGACGGCAGCCGGTACATGTCGATGCCGTTGATTTCCACCGTTCCCTCGTCGGGGACAAGGAGTCCTCCCGCGGTGAGCAGGAGGGTTGTTTTTCCGCATCCGCTCGCACCCTGGACTGCGACGAACTCACCCGGCCCGACACGGAGCGAGACGGCTTCGAGGGCGACAACACTCCCCCGGCGGCCGTAGTAAATGGTGGTTACGGTGTCGATATCGAGCATGGCCGATTCTATTCCTCCCTCAGTATCGTTGCGGGGTCCTGACGGGCGGCAAGGAGCGCGGGAACCCAGCTCGCGGCGACAGTAAGAAACGGCGCCAGCACCAGAACGAGCAGGAGCAGCCGGGGATTGAAAAGCCTCTCGATATCAGCGGCTTTGGCAGCGACATCACCCGTGGCAATTCCGAGCGCATACCCGGCGGCATATCCGAGCAGCCCGCCGGTAAGGCCGATCAAAAAGGCTTTTATGAGAAATATTGAGAGAATCTGGCCCGATCTGAACCCGAGAGCCCGGAGAATCCCGATCTCGACCCTCCGCTCGCGCACGTTACCGAAGGCGAGCAGGCCGATCCATGCAGTGCACCCGAGCAGTATGAGCGGGATAAGCCACGAAGCGAACTCCTCGCGTTCGCCGCGCAGTTTCGCCCGGTAGAGACTTTCCGCCGCCAGCGCTGAATCCGCCGTTGCCTTTGCCCGGTCGCGGGCACGTGTCCGCGCAAGCGACTTGCTTTCGAATTCGAGAATCTGCGTTTCGGGGAGAATGCGGGCGACATCCTGGCGTATCGTTGCAAGATCGTTTCCGGGACAGAGGCATTTCAGCGCGAGTATACCGGTGATCCGGCCGGGACGGTTGAGCAGTTCCTGCGCCTCGGCGAGATCGATCCATGCGGTTATGTCATCCCTCGTTCCCCGTTCGGGATGGCATGCCCCGACCGTGAACACTCTGCCGAGCAGTTTGATACGGTCTCCGGGCCTGATCATCTGCGGTTTCCACAGGTCATACCCGAGCACTATGGACCCCGGGGGTACCGCATCGAGAATGGGTGTCTGCGAGTCGAGATGCGAAGAAGGCATCTCGCCGCGCGTTCCGGCGAGAATGATCGAACGGTTTCCCTGCTCCGGCCACCGTATCTTCTGCTCGATGCTCGGCAGGATGTGCCGTATGGTCATGATATCCGCATCGGCAAGCCGCTTCACATATTCCTCGGGCATATCGGCGGAAGAAACGCCATCGGAGTAAAAATCGCCGAGCGCCTGTCCCCGGGGGAGCACAAGGAGATTGAAGCCCATGTCTTTTGTGATCTTACGGTAATCGTCCTCCATGCGCTTCATTTCCCCGTTCATCTCCGCTTCCTTTTTTGCGAGGATATTCCGGGTCTGGACATCATGCGCATCGAGGAGTGTCAGCTCTGCCACGAGCACCCCGACCGCTATCAGCACGGACAGAACTCCGAGGATGAATCCGAGCTTACGGTGCCCGATTTCGCGGAATACAAGCTGGCGGATGGTCATGGGAAATTCCTTTTATGAGGCCGTAACACGGTCACGCTCAGGAGCACGGTTACGACGGCGATAAACCCGAAAACGATGAACAGGTTCCTGACCAGATGACCCGCCGATCCACCGAGCGAGGCTTCGGACACCGGCGGCAGGGAAGCCCGCATTGTATCGGCCTCTGCCCCGTTCGGCGGTTCACCGCCTGATACAGCCGTGTGTTCGTCCGATGATCCGAAGGCTGCGGAAATGCTGTCGGCACGGGTGCTGTCCGGAATTGGTGCGGCGCCGGAGTTTTCACCGTTTCCCCGTTCCGCCTTTTTCACACTTGTTGCCTCACGGGCAAGCTCGGAAAGGCCGACAAGCGGCGGAAGCTCCAAATTCTGAACCAGACGGCCTTCGAGCCCTCCTTCCCAGTCGACCGGCATGAGAAGATCGACGCCGGGATTCTGATCCTTGACCTGGCACGAGCACGGGCCGATGACAAACATGCACGATTCCATAATATTCTGCTTGTCGATACCTTTACCGACGAGAGCAAAAAGCACCCTGCCCCTGCCGAACACCGGGAACGCCATGGGATAGGACGTGTAGTCGGTCAGGTCGGGCTCTGATTTCATGAGCATTTCAACGAGCATTGCCTCTTTCGGATCGCTCCGTGAGACCCGTATCATCGAAAATGCGATCCGCAGCTTCGGCCCTGTCTCGCGGATGGGTACGAATTCACCGGAGCCGAAATCGGCGGGGTCCGGCAGTTTGAGTGTACGCCCCATTTCGCCGAGCTGCGCTTCGAGCAGAGCCGAGGCGGTATTGTCCTTTTCACGGTCGCCGCTCTCGAGGAGCAGCCATACCGCCGATTCGCCGTCGAGAATTCTCCGGGCAATCTCTCTCCTCACCGGAGAATCGACGAGAACACGGGCATTCGCTTCGGTAAAACGTTCGACACGGAGCGGAAGAAGCATCTGCGGATTGCCCGGATAAAAAATCGCCATGCAGGGCAGTTCGGGATTATCGAGACGTTCCCAGACACTCTTTTCCGGTTCATTCAACGCGGCATAGACATCGACGGTCCGAACGGAGAAATTCGAATAGGGAATCGCTTCCATCGAGGTGCGTTCGAGCCAGTTCACAAGTTCTCTATCGGACGAGGACAATGCGCCGCGATGGAATACCATCACCGTATAGGTATCGGAGGGCCAGCGTTCGAGCCCATACCGGAATACCGGCACATTACAGGCCTCTGCCGGTGAAACGAAGAAAAAAACGTATACCAGAATCAGGTTGACGATTGCCGTTCCGACCGCTTTGTAAACCATTTCCTTCTCTTCCTGCCAGAGACACCGCTGCCGGTTTCGGGGATACTCATATTCTACAACGAACACGGATATAATACTCATGTTTCCGGGAAAAATACACCTCTATTTCAACGCCTGGAAATCATTAAAGTTGCTGAGAGCTGTATTCCGGGTGCTATCCACAGCGGCCAACCGCATGAACTATCCGTCTTTCCGGGAAGACCCGTCAATGTCGATGATCCGTGTTCCGGTAATATAATCCATTGTTTTATAGCGTGTTATTTTATTCAATTTCAGGGTTATTTCGCGGAGCCGTTTGACCTGCTCACCGATTACCCGCATAATCCCGGTGTCGGGTTTTTGGATGATTCCGGCGGTTATCATCTCGATGTAACCCGAAATAACCTGAAGCGGCTGATTCAATTCATGGCTTGCGGCGCCGGCCGTTTCGAGAACGCCGCGGAGCTTCTCCTGTTTGAGACGTTCTTCTTCGGCCCGTTTACGGTCGGTTACATCGATGCCGAGCTTGAGGACGCCCGGGGTCCCGTCGATATCGGAAAACGGATACATGTATATCTGGAAAACACGTCTATCGGGAAGCATGCATTCACATGCCTCGGTTCCGCTTACTTCGAGGAT
Proteins encoded in this region:
- a CDS encoding ABC transporter ATP-binding protein; its protein translation is MLDIDTVTTIYYGRRGSVVALEAVSLRVGPGEFVAVQGASGCGKTTLLLTAGGLLVPDEGTVEINGIDMYRLPSDERALYRASQIGFVFQQFHLVPYLNVLENVLVPSVAMRDKEAENRAHGLLERLNMTGRLHHVPSELSTGERQRTAMARALLNKPRLLLADEPTGNLDSDNAEIILSVFEEFTRTGGAVLLVTHDEIVGKAAHRTIKLRDGKVITDRRKK
- a CDS encoding FtsX-like permease family protein, with the translated sequence MTIRQLVFREIGHRKLGFILGVLSVLIAVGVLVAELTLLDAHDVQTRNILAKKEAEMNGEMKRMEDDYRKITKDMGFNLLVLPRGQALGDFYSDGVSSADMPEEYVKRLADADIMTIRHILPSIEQKIRWPEQGNRSIILAGTRGEMPSSHLDSQTPILDAVPPGSIVLGYDLWKPQMIRPGDRIKLLGRVFTVGACHPERGTRDDITAWIDLAEAQELLNRPGRITGILALKCLCPGNDLATIRQDVARILPETQILEFESKSLARTRARDRAKATADSALAAESLYRAKLRGEREEFASWLIPLILLGCTAWIGLLAFGNVRERRVEIGILRALGFRSGQILSIFLIKAFLIGLTGGLLGYAAGYALGIATGDVAAKAADIERLFNPRLLLLVLVLAPFLTVAASWVPALLAARQDPATILREE